The following DNA comes from Phytohabitans rumicis.
CCCGCAGGCCCCACCGCTCCAGCAGCCCGGGTGCGGGTCCACGCCCACGCACAGCGGCCCCCGCTCGTCCATCGCCCGCCGCAGCCGCGTACCGAAGCTCTCCACGCCTCACGCCTCTCTGGTCGCCTTCCCGATCGCCCGGGTGATCCGGGCGACGTCGTCGTCGTCCGCCACGTACGGCGGCATCGTGTAGATCAGGTCCCGGAACGGCCGCAACCACACGCCCTCGGCCACCGCCGCGGCCGTCGCCGCCGCCATGTCCACCGGCCGGTCCAGCTGGACGACGCCGATCGCACCGAGCACCCGGACGTCAAGGACCCCGGCAGCGCCCTCCAGAGGCGCCAGGCCGGCCCGTAACGCCGCCTCGATCCTCTTTACCTCACCCGCCCAGTCCCCGTCCCGGAGCAGCCCTATGGAGGCGTTCGCGACGGCACAGGCGAGCGGGTTGCCCATGAACGTCGGCCCGTGCGCCAGCACCGGCACCGCACCCCGGGAGATCCCGGCGGCGACCTCCGCCGTGCACAGGGCCGCGGCCAGGCTCAGATAACCGCCGGTCAGCGCCTTGCCCACGCACATGATGTCCGGGGTCACGCCGGCGTGGTCGGCGGCGAAAAACGCACCGGTACGCCCGAAGCCGCTCGCGATCTCGTCGAAGATCAGCAGAACGTCGTACGCCGTGGTCAGCTCGCGCAGGGCGGTCAGGTAGGCCGGGCTGTGGAAGCGCATCCCGCCGGCCCCCTGCACGACCGGCTCCACGATGACCGCGGCGATCTCGTGGGCGTGTGCTTCCAGTTCTCTTCGCAGTATTTCTACGTATTCGTCGCTTTTAGGATGATCGAACCCGTCGGGCGGCGCCGGCGCGAAGATCTGCCGGGGCAGTACGTCGGTCCAGAGCTGGTGCATGCCGCCGACCGGGTCGCACACGCTCATCGGATGGAACGTGTCCCCGTGGTACCCGCCCCGCCAGGTGGCCAGCCGGTGCTTCTCGGGCCGGCCGCGGGAGCGCTGGTACTGCAGCGCCATCTTGACCGCCACCTCGACGCTGACCGACCCGGAGTCGCACAGGAACACGTGCTCCAACCCGGCCGGCGAAACGTCCACAAGGGTCTTGGCCAGCGCCACGGCCGGCTCGTGGGTAAGCCCGCCGAACATCACATGGCTCATCCGCCCCACTTGGTCGGTGACCGCCGCGTCCAACACCGGATGCCGATACCCATGAATGGCCGCCCACCAAGACGCCATCCCGTCAACAAGCTCCCGCCCGTCCGCGAGCCGGATCCGCACCCCGCTGGCGCTGTCCACGACGAGCGGCTCGCTGACCCCCGGCATCGGCGCGTACGGATGCCACACGTGCGCCCTGTCCAGCGCGAGCAACTCCTCCACCCCGGTCCCCCTTATCCCCCGTTGATCAGGGAGTGGCTCGGGCGTGTCGCGGCGTGTCGCGAGAGCGGATCCCTGATCATCGCGATCATGACCGGGCTATCGCGCGGACCAGGGCTGGGCCGCGGTAGATGAAGCCGGTGTAGAGCTGCACGAGGGCGGCTCCCGCGTCGAAGAGGCGTACGGCGTCGTCCGGGTCCAGGATGCCGCCCACGCCGATGACCGGCAGCTTTCCCCCGGTCTGTTTGTGCACGAAGGCCACCACGTCGCGGGCCCGCCCGGTCAGTGGCCGCCCGGACAGCCCGCCGGCCTGGTCCGCGAAGGCGCCCGGTGGCACGCCGTCGCGGGACAGCGTGGTGTTCGTCGCGATCACGCCGGCGGCGCCCCGGTCGGCGCAGACCTGGAGCACCTCGCCGATCGCCTGCTCGGTCAGGTCGGGGGCGATCTTCACGAGCACCGGCGGGCCGCCCACGAGCGCCGCCAGCAGCCCGTCCAGGTGCGAACGGTCCTGCAACTCCCGCAGGCCCGGCGTGTTGGGCGAGGAGACGTTCACGGCGATGTACGAGGCGTAGTCCCGGACCGCCTTGTACGAGTCGAGGTAGTCGTCGACCGCGGACTCCAGCGGGGTCACCTTCGACTTGCCCAGCGAGATCCCCAGCGGCACGCCCGAATAGTCCGAAATCCGCTGAGCCAGGGAAGCCGCGCCCAGGTTGTTGAAACCCATCCGGTTGATCACCGCCAGATTGGCCGGATCCCGGAACAGCCGGGGACGGGGGTTGCCGGGCTGCGCGTGCGCGGTCACCGTCCCCACCTCGACGAAGCCGAAGCCCAGCGCACCCCACGCGGGCAGCGCCACGCCGTTCTTGTCCATGCCGGCGGCGAGCCCCACCGGGTTGGGGAAGTCCACCCCGAAGACCCGCACCGGGGCCGGCACGAAGTACCGGCGGCGCAGCAGCGACAGCGCCCACGGCGGCAGGGTCGAGAGGCGGCGCAAGGTCCACTCGTGCGCCGCCTCGGCGTCCCCGCCGCCGATCCGGAAGAGCGCCGAGCGGGCGAGGTCGTAGATCACCGACCCGCCCGCAAAGCCAGATGCAACTCCTGCAGGGGCCGCACCGTCATGTCGCCGCGGATCAGCGCCTCGATGCCCATCACCGCGGCGGTCACCCCCGGCACGGTGGTGATGCACGGGATGTCCGCGGTCACGGCGGCGCTGCGGATCTCGTACCCGTCGGAGCGGGCGCTGGCCCCCGAACCCTGCGGGGTGTTGATGACCAGCGCGACCTCCCCGGCCGCGATGAGCGAGACGGCGTCCGTCTCCGTCGCCTCGTAGTGCTTGGGCACGACGGAGACCGCGATGCCGTACCGGCGCAGCACGTCGCCGGTGCCCGAGGTGGCGACGATCTCGAAGCCGAGGTCGGCTAGGCGCTTGACCGGGAAGACCATGGCCCGCTTGTCCCGGTTGGCGACGGTGACCAGGATCCGGCCCTTGGTCGGCAGCGACCCGTACGCCGCGGCCTGCGACTTGGCGAACGCCTGCCCGAAGCCGGCGTCGATGC
Coding sequences within:
- a CDS encoding adenosylmethionine--8-amino-7-oxononanoate transaminase produces the protein MEELLALDRAHVWHPYAPMPGVSEPLVVDSASGVRIRLADGRELVDGMASWWAAIHGYRHPVLDAAVTDQVGRMSHVMFGGLTHEPAVALAKTLVDVSPAGLEHVFLCDSGSVSVEVAVKMALQYQRSRGRPEKHRLATWRGGYHGDTFHPMSVCDPVGGMHQLWTDVLPRQIFAPAPPDGFDHPKSDEYVEILRRELEAHAHEIAAVIVEPVVQGAGGMRFHSPAYLTALRELTTAYDVLLIFDEIASGFGRTGAFFAADHAGVTPDIMCVGKALTGGYLSLAAALCTAEVAAGISRGAVPVLAHGPTFMGNPLACAVANASIGLLRDGDWAGEVKRIEAALRAGLAPLEGAAGVLDVRVLGAIGVVQLDRPVDMAAATAAAVAEGVWLRPFRDLIYTMPPYVADDDDVARITRAIGKATREA
- a CDS encoding quinone-dependent dihydroorotate dehydrogenase, which codes for MIYDLARSALFRIGGGDAEAAHEWTLRRLSTLPPWALSLLRRRYFVPAPVRVFGVDFPNPVGLAAGMDKNGVALPAWGALGFGFVEVGTVTAHAQPGNPRPRLFRDPANLAVINRMGFNNLGAASLAQRISDYSGVPLGISLGKSKVTPLESAVDDYLDSYKAVRDYASYIAVNVSSPNTPGLRELQDRSHLDGLLAALVGGPPVLVKIAPDLTEQAIGEVLQVCADRGAAGVIATNTTLSRDGVPPGAFADQAGGLSGRPLTGRARDVVAFVHKQTGGKLPVIGVGGILDPDDAVRLFDAGAALVQLYTGFIYRGPALVRAIARS